CGCCGACCTTTCGGCCATTATTCTCCTGGGCCAACAACAGGCGATGTCAGCCGTCAATGAAATCCGTCTCAAAACCTATTGGGAGATGGGGCAGAAAATCAGCGAGGCCCAAGCGAAAATCGATCCCGCGGCTTCCGAAACTTTTATTTCCCAGCTTTCAGTGGATCTCAAAGTCGACAAGTCGCTCCTTTATCGGATCGTCCAGTTTTACGGCACCTGGCCTAACGGCGTGCCGTCCGTGGACGGTGCCGTCTTGAGCTGGACGCACCATGTTGAATTGCTCTCCCTCAAAGACAATGCCGAGCGGGAATTTTATCTCACCACCGCCTCGAAGGAAGGCTGGGGGCGAAATGCACTCAGAAAAGCGGTCCAGAAGGACTACTACAAGACCATCCGGCTCCAGCCATCCGCCGAACAGACCGGCACGCTGAAACGCGACCCCAATCCCCTCTATGTTTACAAGGCCGTCGTGGAGGATGTCGTCGATGGCGACACCCTCCTTGTCCGGATCGACCTTGGTTTTTCTGTCTGGGTCAGCCAGAGAATCCGCTTTCGCGGAATCAACACAGCCGAACTGGTCAAAGGGGGCGTGCCTGTCGGTACGGCCCCCGAACGGGGCGAACAGGCAAAGGCGTTTGTTCAGGAAAAGCTCACAGACATCCCCTTTATCGTCGTCAAAACCTACAAAACCGACATGTACGGCCGGTTTGTCGCCGATGTCTTCTACCATCCAACCATTTCCAAGAAGGAAGAAGTCGCCACCAAGGGGATCTTTCTCAATCAAGAACTCCTCTCTGCCGGTCTTGCCGACCTCATGCTATAATCTCACGAAATTTTTTGAGAAAAAACGAAACTCCCACGGTGGCTCGGCCGAAAACCTTATTGGCAGGGGTGAATCAGGGGTCTTTAAACAAAGGAGGGTTATGAATCAGCTCATTCCGTCGGAAAGAATCGAAAGCCACATCCATCTTGTTCGGGGCCAAAAGGTTATCTTGAGCACTCATTTGGCCGAACTCTACGAAGTACAGCCAAAAGTCTTGGTTCAGGCGGTCAAGCGGAACATCGAACGCTTTCCCGCCGATTTCCTTTTTCAGCTGACCGCCGAAGAGTTCGAAATCTTGAAGTCACAATTTGTGACTTCAAGTTGGGGCGGCCTCCGCCGGGCTAATCCCTATGCCTTTAGCGAACAGGGAGTCGCGATGATGTCCGCTGTCCTTCGTAGCCAGCGCGCCGTCCAGGTGAGCATCGAAATCATGCGGACTTTCGTTAGGTTACGGGAAGTCATGGCGGTCCATAAAGATCTCGCCCACAAGGTCGACAGTTTGGAGAAAAAATACGATTTCAAGTTCAAGATCGTCTTTGAAACGCTGGACCAGCTCATGGAACCGCCCCCGGAAATCCCTGAATTTACGAAGGTGAAGGGTTTTCAAAACAATCNNNNNNNNNNNNNNNNNNNNNNNNNNNNNNNNNNNNNNNNNNNNNNNNNNNNNNNNNNNNNNNNNNNGGCAGTGAGCCATAAATATACTTACTTATCAAATACTTAAAAGTTTATGGCTCAACCTCTTTTTAAGCCTGTAGAAACTCCCTTTTCTGTCGCCAATTTGTTCGACGAGGCCTCTTTTTCCATCTGATCCAATAGGCGTCTCTTTTGAATCGGTAGAAATATTTGGTCGTATTCTTTTACATCGAGTTTTACCTTTAAGGTAATATCATCATCACCGTAAAAGCTCTTGAAATATACACGCGCTTCAAAAAGTCTGGAATCATCCTCAGCGAGTTCTCTCCTCCCAATTCGACTATCATCGGGGAAAAATTCTACCCCGCTTTGTTCTTGCGCAAATAAGCAAGCCTGCTTAATGGAGCCGCGCAATTTTTCTTCATCTACTTCTGTTTGCACCGAAAAAT
The DNA window shown above is from Deltaproteobacteria bacterium and carries:
- a CDS encoding thermonuclease family protein, translating into MPESLVRSNDYRQLVADLSAIILLGQQQAMSAVNEIRLKTYWEMGQKISEAQAKIDPAASETFISQLSVDLKVDKSLLYRIVQFYGTWPNGVPSVDGAVLSWTHHVELLSLKDNAEREFYLTTASKEGWGRNALRKAVQKDYYKTIRLQPSAEQTGTLKRDPNPLYVYKAVVEDVVDGDTLLVRIDLGFSVWVSQRIRFRGINTAELVKGGVPVGTAPERGEQAKAFVQEKLTDIPFIVVKTYKTDMYGRFVADVFYHPTISKKEEVATKGIFLNQELLSAGLADLML
- a CDS encoding ORF6N domain-containing protein, producing MNQLIPSERIESHIHLVRGQKVILSTHLAELYEVQPKVLVQAVKRNIERFPADFLFQLTAEEFEILKSQFVTSSWGGLRRANPYAFSEQGVAMMSAVLRSQRAVQVSIEIMRTFVRLREVMAVHKDLAHKVDSLEKKYDFKFKIVFETLDQLMEPPPEIPEFTKVKGFQNN
- a CDS encoding nucleotidyl transferase AbiEii/AbiGii toxin family protein, with translation MIKKEEIDIKAEELGVHTSNVQRDYVFGWLLAGIFHSSNDLSRQLILKGGNCFRKAYFEHTRFSNDLDFSVQTEVDEEKLRGSIKQACLFAQEQSGVEFFPDDSRIGRRELAEDDSRLFEARVYFKSFYGDDDITLKVKLDVKEYDQIFLPIQKRRLLDQMEKEASSNKLATEKGVSTGLKRG